A window of Sphingobacterium sp. SRCM116780 contains these coding sequences:
- a CDS encoding DKNYY domain-containing protein, protein MKHKRYFSSKLLFRSIGIVFILFICCWEMGFSQQRSHQKKPAVKWRPIKGGLYLNNKREVGYKTSVGVGQEAKDGNIDIYITKLDDGESTRLNKIIDTSTFKNINNAFYKDKNHVYRYYGMVYGGTFNIYEEGDPKSFKSLGRCYARDKNHVYENRAGIIKGADLKTFKSVNNLDECVAKDKFGYFQWHMRITKEELKNPQILTKIKAFEHELKRKK, encoded by the coding sequence ATGAAACACAAACGCTATTTTTCATCGAAACTACTGTTTCGCTCCATAGGAATTGTTTTTATTCTTTTTATATGCTGTTGGGAAATGGGTTTTTCACAACAGCGTTCTCATCAAAAAAAGCCTGCAGTAAAATGGCGACCGATTAAAGGAGGACTCTACTTGAATAACAAACGAGAGGTTGGTTATAAAACATCAGTCGGAGTTGGTCAAGAAGCTAAAGATGGGAACATAGATATTTATATCACTAAATTAGACGATGGTGAAAGTACGCGTTTAAATAAAATAATCGATACATCAACTTTTAAGAACATTAACAATGCTTTTTATAAAGACAAAAATCATGTGTATCGCTATTATGGAATGGTATATGGAGGAACTTTCAATATCTATGAAGAAGGGGATCCGAAGAGCTTCAAATCACTGGGCAGATGCTATGCTCGAGATAAAAATCATGTTTATGAAAACCGTGCTGGAATTATTAAAGGTGCTGATTTAAAAACTTTCAAAAGTGTTAACAATTTGGATGAATGTGTAGCGAAAGATAAATTCGGGTACTTTCAATGGCATATGCGAATAACCAAAGAAGAACTGAAAAATCCGCAGATATTAACTAAAATTAAAGCTTTTGAACATGAGCTCAAACGAAAAAAATAA
- a CDS encoding helix-turn-helix domain-containing protein, with protein MSKENKIGPKISRLRELRGMKQEALAVALGVSQQTVSNIERSVEIEEDLLSQVAEILGVTPEAIKNFDEEAVFNIINNSFTSNDSSTLNAINIQPTFNTVDKLIEVYEENKKLYERLLEAEKSKVEYLERLLKEK; from the coding sequence ATGAGTAAGGAAAACAAGATCGGACCAAAAATTAGCCGCCTACGCGAACTACGTGGCATGAAGCAAGAAGCTTTAGCGGTAGCACTTGGAGTAAGTCAGCAGACCGTTTCCAATATTGAGCGAAGTGTGGAAATAGAAGAAGACTTGCTATCCCAAGTGGCGGAAATACTAGGCGTTACTCCTGAAGCAATTAAGAATTTTGACGAAGAAGCTGTGTTTAATATTATTAATAACTCATTTACCAGCAATGATTCTTCAACATTGAATGCCATTAACATACAACCTACATTCAATACTGTTGACAAACTGATCGAAGTATACGAGGAAAACAAAAAACTCTACGAGCGCCTACTCGAAGCCGAAAAATCAAAGGTTGAGTATCTGGAAAGATTGTTGAAAGAAAAGTAA
- a CDS encoding M3 family metallopeptidase, giving the protein MSILTQHFETVHNTAPFSKIKNEDYIPAFDEAIARTRAEIDAIATNTEAATFENTIAALSFSGMTLDRLSTIFFNLHSAETNDELEKIAQDVAPKLSALGNDITLNFDLFTRVKDVYDQKDQLDLTVEQTTLLTKNYKDFVRNGALLADDKKEQLRAIDAELSLLKLKYGEHVLADTNAYELHLTNEADLSGLPDGVIEAAAGLAASQDKTGWIFTLDYPSYIPFVTYADNRELRKTITIAAGKKGYQDNENNNEAIVLKITKLRFERAQLLGYETHAHFVLEERMAQNPTQVSEFLTDLLIKAKPAAQDEFQELTAFAQETDGITTLEKWDGAYYSEKLKQKKFQLDDEQLKPYFKLEHVLNGAFEVAGRLFGLHFKEVQDIDKYHPDVQTFEVTDEAGKLVAVFYADFFPRKGKRNGAWMTSFKSQYQKDGQDERPHVSIVCNFTPATATKPSLLTFNEVTTLFHEFGHALHGMLADTVYPTLSGTSVFWDFVELPSQVMENWCYEQEALALFAKHYETGESIPMELVEKIRESASFLEGMATLRQVSFGLLDMGWHGQDPTGIQKLKQFENEQFASTQLYPDIAENAMSPSFSHIFNGGYSSGYYSYKWAEVLDADAFDYFKQNGIFNKEIATKFKDTVLSKGGTEHPMTLYKRFRGQEPKPEALLKRAGLLK; this is encoded by the coding sequence ATGAGTATTTTAACACAACATTTTGAGACGGTTCACAATACCGCACCATTTTCTAAGATAAAAAACGAAGATTATATCCCTGCATTTGACGAAGCTATCGCCCGTACACGAGCAGAAATTGATGCCATTGCCACGAATACCGAAGCCGCGACTTTCGAGAATACCATTGCTGCGCTTTCTTTTTCGGGCATGACATTGGATCGTCTTTCGACGATCTTTTTCAATTTACATTCTGCGGAAACGAACGATGAATTGGAAAAAATAGCACAAGATGTTGCACCAAAACTTTCCGCATTGGGGAATGATATTACCCTCAACTTTGATCTTTTCACACGGGTAAAGGATGTATATGATCAAAAAGATCAATTGGATCTTACGGTAGAGCAAACTACTTTATTAACAAAAAACTACAAAGATTTTGTTCGTAATGGCGCCTTATTAGCAGACGATAAGAAAGAGCAACTGCGTGCGATTGATGCAGAACTTTCACTCTTGAAGTTGAAATATGGCGAACATGTATTAGCCGATACCAACGCATACGAACTTCATCTAACCAACGAAGCAGACCTGTCTGGTTTACCTGATGGGGTCATCGAAGCAGCGGCAGGATTAGCAGCATCTCAAGATAAAACAGGTTGGATCTTCACCTTAGATTATCCAAGTTATATCCCATTTGTCACTTATGCAGATAATCGTGAATTACGTAAAACAATCACCATTGCAGCAGGCAAAAAAGGATATCAAGATAATGAAAATAACAATGAAGCCATTGTATTAAAAATTACGAAACTCCGTTTCGAGCGCGCACAACTTTTAGGTTATGAAACGCATGCACATTTTGTGTTGGAAGAGCGTATGGCTCAGAATCCAACTCAAGTAAGTGAGTTTTTAACTGACCTGTTGATCAAAGCAAAACCTGCTGCACAAGATGAGTTTCAGGAATTGACTGCATTTGCGCAAGAAACAGATGGTATTACGACATTAGAAAAATGGGATGGTGCTTATTATTCGGAGAAACTGAAACAAAAGAAATTTCAACTGGATGACGAACAACTGAAACCTTATTTCAAATTAGAACATGTATTAAACGGCGCCTTTGAAGTCGCAGGTCGATTATTTGGTCTTCATTTCAAAGAGGTACAAGATATCGACAAGTACCATCCCGATGTACAAACATTTGAAGTGACCGATGAAGCAGGGAAACTTGTTGCCGTATTTTATGCTGATTTTTTCCCTAGAAAAGGTAAACGCAATGGCGCCTGGATGACCTCATTCAAATCACAATACCAAAAAGATGGACAAGATGAACGCCCGCATGTTTCGATCGTGTGCAACTTCACTCCTGCTACCGCGACCAAACCATCGCTTTTGACCTTCAATGAAGTGACTACCTTATTTCATGAATTTGGTCACGCCTTACACGGTATGCTTGCGGATACGGTTTATCCTACCCTTTCTGGAACTTCGGTCTTTTGGGATTTTGTTGAATTACCAAGTCAGGTCATGGAGAACTGGTGCTACGAACAAGAAGCATTGGCTTTATTCGCCAAACATTATGAAACTGGCGAATCGATACCGATGGAATTGGTGGAGAAAATACGTGAAAGTGCTTCCTTCCTGGAAGGAATGGCTACTCTACGTCAGGTAAGTTTTGGTTTATTGGATATGGGCTGGCATGGTCAAGATCCGACAGGCATCCAAAAGTTAAAACAATTTGAAAATGAACAATTTGCATCGACGCAACTCTATCCAGATATTGCGGAAAATGCGATGAGTCCATCTTTCTCTCATATTTTCAATGGTGGCTATTCATCGGGTTACTACAGCTATAAATGGGCAGAAGTGCTGGATGCAGATGCTTTTGATTATTTTAAACAAAATGGAATCTTCAATAAAGAGATAGCCACCAAATTTAAAGATACCGTACTCTCCAAAGGAGGTACAGAACATCCAATGACGCTATACAAAAGATTCAGAGGTCAAGAACCAAAACCAGAAGCGTTATTAAAACGAGCGGGTCTATTGAAATAA
- a CDS encoding DUF6443 domain-containing protein: MKRLTKIVFLVSLLVHVSHVDAQVDTLEADKKIQQIPMGMQAIAASSSMQALSATVKPTISYGSARTFGINQQISWSPTNSGGAAEFVVTVEQTITGYYNPLNTVMGSDGSLYIANAGYHSIMKRTSAGAETVFAGGNSTAWGYVDGAGTTARFRHPSSAVIDASGNLFVTDQQNHRIRKITPAGVVSTFAGSGTAGATNGTGTAASFNNPMGLAFDASGNLYVADGSNHLIRKITTAGVVSTYAGSGTLGLQDGALLTAQFNSPMGLAFDTNGDLYVADRQNHAVRKIAGGMVSTVAGNGTSGYVEGQGSAARFYALNNLVVKDGNIYLVDMNNNALRYVSPTGVVSTISTSGMLSNPFGISRTLDGKYYITENLANQVKKVAVQAAYSISPALPAGLVFDASTGNISGKIASVTAAKSYTVTAANGIGTSTATVTFSVSNDVLTASYDQNYVLERTVRNPNYKTIAALEGKPVDSVNVTVQYFDGLGRPSQSVQWQGSPSKNDIVQYPEYDAFGRESKKYLPYVKNLVKNGSFKPTPTADQLAYYATSNTWDAHVKKTGKPFSVTVFENSPLNRVQEQGAPGDAWQPVGTAGAGHTVKTSYETNTASGADTVRLWKITATGASGTGNYLAGKLYRTTLRDENSTSFTLRKGSVDEYKDFEGRVVLKRVWESETKVLNTYYVYDDFGDLRYVVPPGYTKKTITEQNDADFNELIYAFKYDGKRRLIEKKTPGKGWEWLVYNANNKVIMTQDSVQRVKPIKEWNYTKYDAFGQIVSTGIYKRNYANQAAAQKSADSVTVYWEERSVQTKLVGTVKYTKYTENAFPKVKTSMTPLTVNYYDDYLFEGGDTTKLAAVGITKSTKLKGLPTGSKVYKDNGTLPLWSISYYDDYGRVIQSASQNHLLGIDLITNTYSFSGELLTCKREHKPATGTATTILTTNNYDHVGRLLQTKKKVNAQAEIIQSKLAYNEIGQLKSKGIHSENNGTNFLTNITYAYNERGWATKTSAPEFTYELNYNQTGAGAVLTNAQYNGNIAQQLWGHAATTNSTFTYTYDALNRLTNGTSTGTIMSEALVYDDMGNIRTLTRNIGNTPTTSTTTYAYNNANKSNRLLSLTSGLTGTFTYDGNGNATKDRTGMAFSYNQLNLPKSATITGRTVTYLYDAMGTKLKKTATVAAVTTEQDYVDGIEYSKLGAAASVIERIATEDGFLLNNTGTYSYYYYLTDHLGNVRSVIKQAGTPTVPAAAVVQKQDYYPFGKSKSIATSINNKYLYNGKEMQDDLGVGTHTLGSSYIFEGQLDYGARFYDAEIGRWNVVDPMAEKYFNHSPYNYALNNPIDIIDPNGKDIVILSYGNPKPGHTYGHLALLIGNDKEGWTFYSQDKDADNTYIDKNGSWVENDQYSIVGGFKTVEDFADSEYNTHKADYDDVREKGGPKNAFDNSERDSKGNIMQRFEKGYQITTDPTTDKKMKEAAMIKTAEEYSTLFNNCTHNVESALKTGDLKTSNSSSYYPKAKFEDIQKNNKGTRIDEKLKFKGHEKKTN, from the coding sequence ATGAAAAGATTAACAAAAATAGTATTCCTAGTCTCACTACTGGTTCATGTCAGTCATGTAGATGCCCAGGTGGATACGCTGGAAGCAGATAAAAAAATACAGCAGATACCAATGGGCATGCAGGCAATTGCGGCAAGCTCCTCCATGCAGGCATTATCAGCTACCGTTAAGCCTACGATCAGCTACGGCAGTGCACGTACATTTGGTATCAACCAACAGATCAGCTGGTCTCCCACCAACAGTGGTGGAGCAGCTGAATTTGTGGTAACCGTGGAGCAGACCATAACCGGATATTACAATCCATTGAATACGGTCATGGGATCCGATGGATCCTTATATATTGCCAATGCAGGTTATCATTCGATCATGAAGCGGACTTCTGCAGGTGCAGAAACCGTTTTTGCCGGAGGAAACTCCACGGCTTGGGGGTATGTGGACGGAGCAGGGACTACTGCGAGATTCCGTCATCCCAGTTCGGCGGTGATCGATGCTTCAGGCAATCTATTTGTGACCGATCAGCAGAACCATCGTATCCGCAAGATTACCCCAGCAGGAGTAGTCAGTACCTTTGCAGGAAGCGGAACTGCTGGAGCGACAAATGGAACGGGAACAGCTGCTTCCTTCAATAATCCGATGGGACTGGCATTTGATGCTTCGGGCAACCTCTATGTTGCCGACGGCTCGAACCACCTGATCCGTAAGATCACAACTGCAGGTGTAGTAAGTACCTACGCAGGAAGTGGAACCCTGGGACTTCAGGACGGAGCACTGTTGACCGCACAGTTCAACAGTCCGATGGGACTGGCCTTTGACACTAACGGCGATCTGTACGTTGCCGACAGACAGAACCATGCCGTGCGGAAGATCGCAGGTGGAATGGTCAGTACGGTCGCTGGTAACGGGACTTCCGGCTATGTTGAAGGACAGGGAAGCGCAGCGCGTTTCTATGCACTGAACAACCTGGTGGTAAAAGATGGGAACATCTATCTGGTGGATATGAACAACAATGCCCTCCGTTATGTTTCCCCTACAGGTGTCGTAAGTACAATTTCAACCAGTGGGATGCTGAGCAATCCATTCGGGATCTCCAGGACTCTGGACGGAAAATATTACATCACCGAGAACCTGGCTAACCAAGTGAAGAAAGTGGCTGTTCAGGCGGCCTATAGCATCAGTCCGGCATTGCCTGCTGGACTTGTTTTCGATGCTTCTACAGGGAATATCAGTGGCAAAATCGCCTCTGTTACAGCTGCGAAGAGTTATACCGTGACAGCAGCTAATGGAATCGGGACATCGACAGCAACGGTGACATTTTCTGTATCTAATGATGTGCTTACAGCAAGTTATGATCAGAACTATGTCCTGGAGCGTACGGTTAGAAACCCGAACTATAAAACGATCGCGGCACTGGAAGGAAAACCCGTAGATAGCGTGAATGTGACGGTGCAGTACTTTGATGGTCTTGGCAGACCTTCTCAATCGGTGCAGTGGCAAGGAAGTCCCTCTAAAAATGACATTGTACAGTATCCCGAATATGATGCCTTTGGCAGGGAAAGCAAGAAATACCTTCCCTATGTGAAGAACTTGGTCAAGAATGGAAGTTTTAAACCAACCCCAACAGCAGATCAATTGGCCTATTACGCAACCTCCAATACCTGGGATGCCCATGTTAAGAAAACGGGTAAACCCTTTTCGGTAACAGTTTTTGAAAACAGTCCGCTAAACCGGGTTCAGGAGCAAGGGGCACCCGGAGATGCCTGGCAACCTGTTGGAACTGCTGGAGCTGGTCATACGGTAAAAACCAGTTATGAAACCAACACCGCCAGTGGTGCAGATACTGTTCGTTTGTGGAAAATAACCGCTACAGGAGCGTCAGGTACAGGTAACTATTTGGCTGGTAAGTTATATCGGACAACCTTAAGGGACGAGAACAGCACAAGTTTTACTCTTCGGAAAGGTTCTGTTGATGAATACAAGGACTTTGAAGGTAGGGTGGTACTGAAACGTGTCTGGGAATCTGAAACCAAGGTACTCAATACCTATTATGTTTACGACGATTTTGGTGATCTACGGTATGTTGTTCCTCCAGGATATACAAAGAAAACTATTACAGAGCAGAATGATGCGGATTTTAATGAGCTGATCTATGCCTTCAAATATGATGGCAAACGAAGACTGATCGAAAAGAAAACTCCTGGAAAGGGTTGGGAATGGTTAGTGTACAATGCTAATAATAAGGTTATTATGACCCAGGATTCTGTGCAGCGTGTAAAACCGATTAAAGAATGGAATTATACAAAATATGATGCCTTCGGCCAGATTGTGAGTACAGGTATATATAAGAGAAATTATGCGAACCAAGCTGCTGCACAAAAGTCCGCGGATTCGGTCACTGTCTATTGGGAAGAGCGGAGCGTACAGACGAAGTTGGTCGGTACTGTTAAATACACCAAGTATACGGAGAATGCCTTTCCAAAGGTAAAGACTAGTATGACGCCATTGACGGTCAATTATTACGATGATTATTTGTTTGAAGGAGGAGATACAACCAAGCTGGCTGCAGTAGGGATCACAAAAAGTACCAAGCTTAAGGGACTGCCAACAGGTAGCAAAGTCTACAAAGACAATGGAACCTTGCCGCTCTGGAGTATCAGTTATTACGATGACTATGGCCGGGTCATCCAGAGCGCTTCACAGAACCATCTGCTGGGCATTGATCTGATAACCAACACCTACAGCTTTTCGGGAGAACTGCTGACCTGTAAGCGCGAGCATAAGCCGGCCACTGGTACAGCAACGACAATTCTGACCACCAATAACTACGACCATGTAGGCAGACTGCTGCAGACCAAGAAGAAAGTGAATGCCCAGGCTGAGATCATCCAGAGCAAGCTAGCTTACAACGAAATCGGACAGCTCAAGAGCAAAGGTATCCATAGTGAAAACAATGGCACGAACTTTCTTACGAATATAACCTATGCTTACAACGAACGTGGCTGGGCTACCAAAACATCTGCTCCGGAGTTTACCTATGAGCTGAACTATAACCAGACCGGTGCAGGAGCGGTACTCACCAATGCACAGTACAATGGTAATATTGCCCAGCAGTTATGGGGCCATGCAGCCACAACCAACAGTACTTTCACTTATACCTATGATGCCCTTAATCGGTTGACCAATGGCACGAGTACAGGAACGATCATGAGCGAAGCGTTAGTCTATGATGATATGGGCAATATCAGGACGTTGACCCGTAATATTGGCAACACACCTACAACCAGCACGACTACTTATGCTTATAATAATGCAAACAAAAGTAATCGGTTGTTGAGTCTGACCAGTGGATTAACAGGTACCTTTACTTATGATGGCAATGGTAATGCAACCAAAGACCGTACAGGTATGGCTTTTAGCTACAACCAGCTGAACCTCCCCAAGTCGGCAACAATAACAGGAAGAACGGTCACTTATCTGTATGATGCCATGGGAACCAAACTGAAAAAGACAGCAACAGTTGCTGCTGTCACAACAGAGCAGGATTATGTGGACGGGATCGAATACAGTAAGCTGGGAGCAGCTGCCAGTGTAATTGAACGGATCGCTACAGAAGATGGTTTTCTCTTGAACAATACAGGAACCTATAGTTACTACTATTATCTAACTGACCATTTGGGTAATGTACGCTCGGTGATCAAGCAGGCAGGAACTCCTACTGTACCAGCTGCAGCGGTTGTACAGAAGCAGGATTACTATCCATTTGGAAAGAGTAAATCTATTGCAACCAGTATAAATAATAAGTATCTTTATAATGGCAAAGAGATGCAAGATGACCTTGGTGTGGGTACACATACCTTGGGAAGTTCCTACATATTTGAAGGACAGCTGGATTATGGAGCTCGATTCTATGATGCAGAGATCGGTCGATGGAATGTAGTGGATCCAATGGCGGAGAAATATTTTAATCACTCACCATATAATTATGCTCTTAATAATCCGATTGATATTATAGATCCCAATGGTAAGGATATTGTAATTTTATCATATGGAAATCCTAAACCAGGTCATACATATGGCCATCTAGCATTACTTATAGGAAATGATAAGGAGGGATGGACTTTTTATTCCCAGGATAAGGATGCCGATAATACATATATAGATAAAAATGGAAGCTGGGTTGAAAATGATCAGTATTCAATTGTTGGTGGTTTTAAAACTGTAGAAGACTTTGCCGATAGTGAATATAATACTCATAAAGCAGATTATGATGATGTTCGAGAAAAGGGAGGTCCAAAAAATGCATTTGATAATTCTGAGCGTGATTCAAAGGGAAACATCATGCAAAGATTTGAGAAGGGTTATCAGATAACTACTGATCCGACAACGGATAAAAAAATGAAAGAGGCTGCTATGATAAAAACAGCTGAAGAATATAGTACTCTTTTTAATAATTGCACGCATAATGTTGAAAGCGCTTTAAAAACAGGGGATTTAAAAACAAGTAATTCTTCTTCTTATTATCCGAAAGCCAAATTTGAAGATATTCAAAAGAATAATAAAGGTACCCGTATAGATGAAAAACTTAAATTTAAAGGTCATGAAAAAAAAACGAACTAG
- a CDS encoding CPBP family intramembrane glutamic endopeptidase, protein MTKNLPKPWSDILLGSIASIAVFILTVVFSRWENLQLSEIGVVPRKQTLPLFGCGFGIGLLLAIAQGLLVITFSDVKLMYAPQTSTITIFLTLILYLILAFREELAFHGYALRSLTYAIGSWKAQLMIAIIFSLEHFAGGYTVTQAFLGAGIGSILFGIAALKSGGIALPVGLHAAWNFGQWSIGFKNEPGIWQTIIAKGYESKYEIVNFTFYLLVMLIAIASFYFYKRK, encoded by the coding sequence ATGACCAAAAATTTACCCAAGCCTTGGTCTGACATACTACTGGGCAGTATTGCCTCCATTGCGGTATTTATATTAACCGTAGTATTTTCTCGTTGGGAAAATCTTCAATTATCTGAAATTGGCGTAGTTCCGAGAAAACAAACTTTACCCCTATTTGGATGTGGTTTTGGAATCGGTTTATTATTAGCTATTGCGCAAGGATTATTGGTTATAACATTCAGTGATGTAAAATTAATGTATGCTCCCCAAACATCTACAATAACAATTTTTCTGACACTTATTCTGTATTTAATTTTGGCCTTTAGAGAAGAGTTAGCATTTCATGGGTATGCTTTACGAAGCCTTACTTATGCAATTGGCTCTTGGAAAGCGCAATTAATGATTGCCATTATATTTTCCTTAGAACACTTCGCTGGTGGCTATACCGTTACGCAAGCTTTTTTAGGAGCTGGAATCGGGTCAATTCTATTTGGTATTGCTGCATTAAAATCAGGAGGTATTGCTTTACCAGTTGGACTTCATGCCGCATGGAATTTTGGACAGTGGTCTATCGGATTTAAGAACGAACCAGGAATTTGGCAAACTATAATTGCAAAAGGATACGAATCAAAATACGAAATTGTAAATTTTACTTTTTACCTCCTTGTTATGCT
- a CDS encoding HEPN domain-containing protein — protein sequence MILLNQDEQNNIEEIILALTAKYNIECIYLNTYDHNTTPYELTILVSNKYLKTLGELVPKIVNTIREFEQYRVMCYIAFQAKDRIREGNLFLFTSCQPNKRIYPKEGSGFMPIPLDFDAVKLLKLAIELSAREHQKIGEFRDGYYHFKERNKYPMAAFLLHQTIELTYRYIELLLTAKERITHSIRCHHRWTKELSSLYTTIFDEEKEEDTYLLQLLGNIYRATRYEDNFQVGFETLLQLERKMEDLLANATEIFNQTVLSFEQQHIFKVDAAV from the coding sequence ATGATCCTACTAAATCAAGATGAACAGAATAATATCGAGGAGATTATTCTTGCTTTAACAGCAAAATATAATATCGAGTGTATCTACCTTAATACTTACGATCACAATACAACTCCTTATGAACTCACCATTCTTGTGTCCAATAAGTACTTGAAGACCTTGGGTGAACTGGTACCTAAAATTGTCAATACGATAAGGGAATTTGAACAATATCGTGTAATGTGTTATATAGCTTTTCAGGCGAAAGACAGAATAAGAGAAGGGAATCTGTTCTTGTTTACGTCTTGTCAACCAAACAAGCGAATATACCCGAAAGAAGGTTCTGGTTTTATGCCCATACCCTTAGATTTTGATGCTGTAAAGTTATTGAAACTTGCCATAGAATTGAGTGCTAGGGAGCATCAAAAGATTGGAGAGTTTCGGGATGGGTATTATCATTTTAAAGAACGGAATAAGTATCCAATGGCTGCATTTCTGCTTCACCAAACTATTGAATTGACGTATAGGTACATAGAATTACTGCTTACAGCAAAGGAAAGAATTACCCATTCTATCCGTTGTCATCATCGCTGGACAAAAGAATTAAGCTCTTTGTACACGACCATTTTTGACGAAGAAAAAGAGGAGGATACTTATTTGCTTCAATTGCTCGGAAATATTTATCGTGCAACTCGTTATGAGGATAACTTTCAAGTGGGTTTTGAAACACTACTTCAATTGGAAAGAAAAATGGAAGATCTGTTAGCAAATGCAACAGAAATATTTAACCAAACAGTTCTTTCATTTGAACAACAGCATATTTTTAAAGTAGATGCTGCTGTTTAG
- a CDS encoding AAA family ATPase — MGLEQEIIAFSESNKSLHYRSCTILFFEKISKSNLKNGIEINKLFLSLDAIFQSIEGKPKSNALNSIISLTDAKEIVTVYSQLLFLYNNDLLERYSRNEVARRDLFFEQCFKVKWGYPLSSGEEAYLIFLANLNYARSQIKHQDTHQILILDEPELSFHPEWQQKFLNLLLNAVEQLYPEFKFQIIIASHSPILVSDFPKDNIIFLDKNKNGTCKVVKSISRDNTFGANIHTLYRNSFFIDGLPIGNFAKKKINQLFNDLENNKLFRQSILKEIQMVGEPIIRDQLMKLYKQREGLPDDISIRIFELEKEISILKRKLDDQN; from the coding sequence ATGGGACTAGAGCAAGAGATAATAGCATTCTCCGAATCAAATAAATCATTACATTACAGATCGTGTACGATACTTTTTTTTGAAAAAATATCAAAATCTAACCTTAAAAATGGAATAGAAATAAATAAGTTATTTTTATCTTTAGATGCCATTTTTCAATCAATCGAAGGAAAACCAAAATCTAATGCTTTAAATTCCATAATTTCTTTAACAGACGCTAAAGAAATAGTAACGGTCTATTCTCAACTTTTATTCCTGTATAATAATGATTTGCTTGAGAGATATTCGAGAAACGAGGTGGCGAGAAGAGATCTATTCTTTGAGCAATGCTTCAAAGTAAAATGGGGATATCCTCTTTCTTCTGGGGAAGAAGCATATTTGATTTTTTTAGCTAATCTCAATTATGCAAGATCACAAATCAAACACCAAGACACACATCAAATATTGATTTTAGACGAACCCGAATTATCGTTCCACCCTGAATGGCAACAAAAATTTCTTAACTTATTGCTCAATGCTGTAGAACAACTCTATCCTGAATTCAAATTTCAAATAATAATAGCATCTCACTCTCCAATTCTTGTGTCGGACTTTCCGAAAGATAATATCATTTTTCTAGATAAAAATAAAAACGGTACTTGCAAAGTTGTAAAGTCAATCAGTAGAGATAATACATTTGGAGCTAATATTCATACCTTATACAGAAATAGTTTTTTTATTGACGGGCTTCCAATTGGCAATTTTGCTAAGAAAAAAATAAACCAGTTATTTAATGACCTTGAAAATAATAAACTATTCCGTCAGTCTATTTTAAAAGAAATTCAAATGGTGGGAGAACCCATTATCCGTGATCAACTAATGAAATTGTACAAGCAACGAGAAGGATTACCAGATGATATAAGCATCAGGATATTTGAACTTGAAAAAGAAATAAGCATTCTAAAAAGAAAACTAGATGATCAAAATTGA